Genomic segment of Myxococcus stipitatus:
CCGCTGGAGTTGATGGGGTCGTCCCCCTTGCGCACCGTGGCCTTGAGGGCATAGGCGCCCTGGCGCCGGGGCGAGGACACCACCGCCAGCCGGTCCGCGCTCACCATCTGCGCCCGCGTCCACTGGTTGCGGTCTCCCGACTCGAAGTCACCCACCCACACGACGCTGGCGCCCGTGGGCGGCGGAGGCGTGGTGGTGCCGCCACCGGAGCACGCGCGGGCCTCCGCGATGGAGGCCCAGTCATTCAGGCTGTTGCCGTGCACGGTGATGCGCACGCGCCGCGCGGAGATGGAGTTGAACGTGTACGTCTCCGTGTCCGCCGACTTGCGGCTGGTGCCGCTGTAGACCTGCGTGTACGTGTAGCCATCCGGCGAGGTGGACACCGTGAAGGTGTTGGTCCGCGTGGAGCCTTCGTGCCAGTTGACCGCGACGCCGGTGATGGGCTTGACGGAGCCCAGGTCGTAGTCAATCCACGCGCCCTTGCCCAGATAGCTCCAGCGCGTGGTGAGGCGGTCGTCCATCGTGTTGGCGGGCACGTTGCCGTCATGGCCCTTGGCGATGACGGACGCGGCGGTGAGCTGCGTACAGCCCGTGGCCGTGAGGGCTGCCGCGGCGGCGGTCGTGGCGAAGGTCGTGGCTTCGAGTCCGGCGGGGGCCTCGCCCAGCTCGGATGCATCCTGTGGGCCGCACGCACTACCGCCCAGGCAGAGCAGTGCTCCAGCCAGCAGAAGGGACTTCGTCATGTAGGGACCTCAAGGGGGTTACAAAGACAGACGGAGGCTGAGTCCGGCGGGCGTCTCACGACGACGCGCCGGTGGTGGGGTTCAGTTGTCGGGCTTCTCCAAGGTCACGGCGAGGGGACGCCGCGTTGCAACGCAGACAACCATCGACCAATTTTATTTCGTATTCAACAGTTCTTGTCACGCCTGCCTGCTCTACAGCTGGCAAGGCTGCGTCGGCGAAGGTGGTGGAAACGGAAACGTTTGTCATTGGTGGCGTGCGCGCGCGGGATGTGAGGGTTTGCGCGCACGCCGTGCGGGGCCGAGGAGGCGACCGCTGGCCCGCTGGGCATGTCAGCCGACACATTCAGTACACACGTACAGCCCCTGGGCGCGAGGGGCACGGACGGGTGGGGGCGTTAGAGGTCTGTGTTCTGGAGGTGCTCATGAGCTCGTCTGCGGGCGTGTGCATGGCCTGTGGGACGCGATTGGCCCCCGGCCTCGCCACATGCCCGCGCGCGTCGTCGCTGACGCCCCTGGCGGATGGCGTTCGGCGGTGGGGGACAGGTGCGTGTCAGCCACCGCTGGTGGGGCGGTCGGCGCTGTTGGAGCGACTGAAGTGGTGCGCGGAGGAGGCGCGGCGCGGGCTGGGGCGCGCCGTGTGGCTGGTGGGGGTGGAGGGCATTGGCAAGTCGCGGCTGAAGGACGCGCTGGTGGAGGCGTTGGCCGGCAGTCGCTTCGAGGTGTGGGAAGGCAGCGGGGTGGCCTTCCCGGGGACACCCGCCGGGCCGTTCCTGGACCTGCTGGATGCCACGCGAGGACTGCGGCCGGCGCCGGGCGTGGGGCGCATGTCCAGCGCGGAGGCGGAGCGCGTCTGTCGCTTCCTGGACGGGCGCGAGTGGCGAGGCATCCCCGCGAGCCTCGCGTCGGAGAGCGTCGCGCTGTTCGATGCGCTCTGTCATTCGCTGCTGCCGCACCGCGCGCCCCGCGTCCTCATCCTGGAGGACTGGCAGCATGCGGACCGGCTCAGCCGGGCCATCATCGAGGTCCTGGTGACGCGGCTGACACACCTTCCCGTGCTGGTGCTCGTGCTGGAGCGCACGGCGGGGACGGCGCTCGTGCCCGCGCCCGCGGAGGTGCTCGAGCTGGGGCCGCTCGGCGCCGAGGAGGTGTCGGCGTGGGTCGAGTCGCGCGTGTCACCGGGGCCCGCCCGGGACGAGGTGCTGCGAGTGGGCTCGGGGCATCCATTGATGGTGCTGCATGCGCTCGCGCATCTGCAGGAGGGCTCGCGGGAGTCGCTGCCTCGCACGGGAGCGGAGGTGCTGGGGGCGCGGTTCGAGGCCCTGTCCGCCACCCGGCGTGAGGCGTTGCAGGTGAGCGCGGTGCTGGGGCCGTGCTTCC
This window contains:
- a CDS encoding heparin lyase I family protein, whose amino-acid sequence is MTKSLLLAGALLCLGGSACGPQDASELGEAPAGLEATTFATTAAAAALTATGCTQLTAASVIAKGHDGNVPANTMDDRLTTRWSYLGKGAWIDYDLGSVKPITGVAVNWHEGSTRTNTFTVSTSPDGYTYTQVYSGTSRKSADTETYTFNSISARRVRITVHGNSLNDWASIAEARACSGGGTTTPPPPTGASVVWVGDFESGDRNQWTRAQMVSADRLAVVSSPRRQGAYALKATVRKGDDPINSSGNRNELVRMTREATGSEYYYRWSTMFDSTFPNAKTWQLFTQWHQDADSGGSPPVEFYVYGDEIRLNIGGNPGTIVWRTPLVRGRWMDFIFHVRWSPDAKVGFVELYLDGKVVLPKRYIATQYRGMLNYLKIGLYRNDTVTQTGIVYHDGWMMARKLEDVLSPTAVIKAP